The DNA segment CAGTCAGCTGCGCCAGCGCCGCCCGGATGGCCTCTGATCGGCTCAAGTGGTTCTTCGCGGCTAGGGCGTCGAGGGCGTCGAGCTCGTCGGCGGTCAGCCGCACGGCCACGACCTGCATCGGTGCGGCGCCACGACCGGGCC comes from the Mycobacteriales bacterium genome and includes:
- a CDS encoding ribbon-helix-helix domain-containing protein — translated: MVSEQQIQAWADEADAGYDADALKRRGRGRPGRGAAPMQVVAVRLTADELDALDALAAKNHLSRSEAIRAALAQLTA